TCCATTTAAGTTTGCGAACATGTCCTCGATCACTGGAAGAGGGTAATGCTCGATATCACAGGCAGGGTTAAGCGTGACTTTGAAGTCTCCGCATATTCTtacggtgccatctttcttcaagACAACTACGATGGGCGTAGCCCATTCTGAATGTTGCACAGGAGATAAGACACCAAGGGACAATAACCGATCAATTTCACGAGAGACCTTATCACGGAAAGCGTAAGGAAGTGATCTGGCCTTACAGAATTTCGGTGTCGCCGTTTCCTTTAGTTTTAGGCTggctggcggtcccttgatgagcCCCTGGTCTATCGAAAAAACATCCTTATACTCAGCGAGCAGTCTGTTCACCATGTGGTCACTCGGCGTGTTTCCTGTTGTCGAATCCGGCGCAGTGAGTTCTTCCATCGTAACACCCGTCTTGCCAAGTGCCGCAATCAGATCGCGGCCGCATAGACTCGGTCCTGAACAGTCAAGCACCACGAGTGGACAGGTTACAGACACGTTCTTGAATTGCACCGGAAGTTCAAGTTCGCCAAGCACCGGCAGTTGTCCCGCGTAACATGACAACTTCACATGCGGCGATTTCAAGCGTGGCCACTGCGCTCTGTGTCGGTCGTAAACGTTCCGTGATATGACGCACACCGGGGATCCTGTGTCCACTTCCATGTCTAGATCTATTTCCCCCCACCGAAATGTGCGGCGTAACGGTGGTTCCAGGCCGTTTTTCCTACCAGAAATTAGCGTCCAGATGTGTGCCTCATCCTTGTTCTCGTTTCTAGACGCGGTTTCAACTGTCAGTGTCTTGACACTCGCGGTTCGCCTAGCAGCATTTTCATCTGTTCTCGCCCTGTAGCATTTCTTCGCCAAATGACcacgttgcctgcagcggaaacacCGTGCGTTAGCCCAGCGGCAGGCGTTATCATCGTGCTTCGTGCTTCCACATCGTCCGCACTCTTGCGCTGCCCCGCTGGTATCTCGCGACGAAGAGCGATGACTGGCTTGCATTCTTAGCACCGTTGGTGGTGCTCCACTGATATCGTTTGCATCGTTCTCGGCTGTTTCTGCTGCTATTGCCAGCGCTTCGGCCTCCTCCAGCGTCAAGTCTTTCTTCGCCAGTAACTGCTTGCGTAGGTTAGTTGAGCGTACACCGCAAACAATTCTATCCCGCAGCATTCGGTCTAGCGCACTCCCAAAGTTGCAGCCGTCTGCTATGCGCCGTATTTCGACCAGAAATGCGCGCACTGCCTCACCCTCTTGCTGGCAACGGGTGAAAAATTTATAGCTCTCCGCTATCTCGTGACGCTTCGGGTCGTAGTAGCTGTTTAAAGCTGCGACTGCTTCATCATAGGTGAGGGAATTCGGTGTCCGGGGTGCAATCCGTCCCGCTAACACTTGCACCGTCTGCGTGCTGAGTGCTGCCACAAGCAAGGCTCGCTGCTGCTTTGAGTCAGTAATAGCATTGGCTTCAAAATATGCTTCTGCCCTTATAAGGTACGCTTTCCACTTATCTGACGTGTCGTCGAAGGTCGGGAGCTGCAGGCTGGTCATAGTTCTCGTCGGTGCTTCAAGTTGCGACAGGCTGTCGGCTTCAACTTTTACCGCATGGGTAGTTTCCgcactcgtcgccactgtagtaaagtcagcgcgaaccgcgcagcatctcgaacaatggtcggcagtgaacaacaacgtttattgcccagaaccgcgattatataccctctcgtactgagagggttacagaagagggagagaagcatgaacgataggaactcaggccaataggggggcgtgcggctgccttcgctggtcagcacaaaccaaacaattACAACATTTCTCCTCCCTTAAAAGTGAAACCGCTGTACCGGTTTTCTTATTCTGGTCGATCGTCTGAGCGTGGGCTGCAGGGGGTCAGTCAATCCCGCCGGAACCACTGGACGCTCCGTGATTGCTGGAGATGGTACTTCACTCTGGTCGGCTGCTAGCGGCTGAGGGCTTTGTTCTTGTTCCGACCCAGTGGTACTGGGCGTATGCACAGGTGACAGATCCGCACTGGTCACCTGGTCAGGACCGCCTTCTAACTGCGCTCTTGCAGTGGCCTCTACAGACGCAGTCCCTACCGTAAACTCTTGACGACGGCGGACTTGGTCGACGTGGCGCTGCACTGCTCCGGTTGGCGTGTTCACTGTTACCATTCTCGCCCCCGAAGTGGTCTGTACCCTCCCAGGCACCCATCTTTTGCCGGTGCCGTAATTTCGCAAGTATACGCTGCTGCCTGGCGAGATGGTCCAGTCGTGAGCGTCCGACGACGAGTCCACAGCTCTGGGTGGGAGACATGTGTCTAGTCGGGAACGCAGCTGATAGCCGAGAAGCATCTCGGAAGGTGACCTTCCTTCTCTTTGGGCGGTCCGCCTGTAATTGAATAACAACCGCATGAGGTTATCTTCCAGCTGTCCGTCTCCCATTTTCCGCAACCCGTCCTTCACGGTCCGAACCGCTCTTTCTGCTGCTCCGTTAGATTGGGGATGGAAAGGCGCAGTGCGCAGGTGCACGATATTGTTTTTCGATATGAAAGTGGCGAATTCTTGACTTGTGAATTGTGTGCCATTATCGGACACGATTGTGCGTGGCACGCCAAACCGGCAAAACATGCTCCTTAAGCATCGGATTGTACTAGCTGTATTTGCGTGCTGCAAGGGTACTGCTTCAATCCACTTCGTGTGGGCATCAACCACTATTAGTATCATCTTGCCTGCTAACGGGCCTGCAAAATCGATGTCTATACGAGACCACCGGACCGCTGTCTTTGGCCAACTCACTGGTGGGGCTGCCGTAGGCATTggcaggctttgcacgcagttgcgGCACTGCGCAGACAAGTTTTGAATGTCCCTGTCCAGGCCTGGCCACCAAAATAATGACCGCGCGACTGATTTCATTGACGAGGAGCCCTGATGCGTTTCATGTAGCAGCTGCAGCATCCGTTCCCGCGCTTTCCGCGGTATCACCACTCTGTTGCCCCAGTAGATCAGACGGTGAGCCAACGATAGCTCCAGCTTACGATCAAAAAACGGCAACAAGTCTGGCGCCATTCCTTTAGTGGTTTGAGGCCATCCATGCAAAATGAAGTGCGTGACACTGGCTAACATCGGGTCCTTGGCCGTCAGCTCCTGCAATTCGTGCGTCGTCACTATACCTTCTTCCAGGGATTCCAATGAAAGGACATATTCCGGCGGTTCACCATCGGTCCCCGGTTCCATAGTCGGCGCTGGTAGCCTGCTGAGGGCATCTGctgtcagcagctgtttccctggcACGTACTGTAGCTTGTACTGGTAGCCACCCAAGAATAGCGCCCACCGTTGAATTCGCGCGGCAGCCATCGGTGGCGTCTGGCGGTCAGGTCTGAGCAGTCCCAGCAGTGGTTGATGGTCGGTCACCAGGGTAAACTGCCGACCTAGAAGATAGTCACGAAAGCGAGAAACGCCAAAGATGAGGGCTAGTGCTTCTCGCTCCAGCTGCGAGTAGTTTTGTTCTGCTGTTGTAAGTGTTCTGGAACGGAACCCAATTGGCCTGTGCTCATTTCCTATCGAATGAAACAGCACTGCGCCCACACCATACGGAGATGCGTCACTCTAGTTTCAGCTCCTTGTTAGGATCAAAATGCACGAGAATTTGTGCATTTTTGAGGCTTTGTTTAGCTCGCTCGAACGCCAACTGCTGCGGCTGTAGCCACTCCCAACGGCTTCCTTTTTCCATGAGCCGATATAACGGGCTGAGCACAGTCGACATATTCGGCAGAAACCGTGCGTAGTACGTGAGCATACCAAGGAACGAACGTAGCTCGCTCACGTTACTCGGGCGCGGGGCTTGCATGATGGCGTCTACGTTCTTTTCCATAGGGTGTAGGCCTTGCCGATCGATACGATGCCCGAGGTAAGTCACTGAAGGCTGCCGGAACTTGCATTTGTCGGCCCTAAGCTTGACACCATGCTCTCGGAATCGTTCCAACACTTTCTTGAGCCGCGCTTCCTTGTCCCCTTTGCCTTCTGACACTAACACGTCGTCAAGGTAAGCTTGGGCGCCTGGTAGCCCGCCGAGTACAGCGTCCATCTTCCTTTGAAATATAGCTGGGGCAGAAGCTATACCAAACGGGAGTCTGTTGTAACGAAAAAGTCCGCGATGTGTGTTAATGATACAAAGTCCGCGTGACGCTTCGTCAAGGGGCACTTGGTTGTACGCGTCCTTCAAATCCAAGGTGCTAAAGTATTCACCTCCATTTAAGTTTGCGAACATGTCCTCGATCACTGGAAGAGGGTAATGCTCGATATCACAGGCAGGGTTAAGCGTGACTTTGAAGTCTCCGCATATTCTtacggtgccatctttcttcaagACAACTACAATGGGCGTAGCCCATTCTGAATGTTGCACAGGAGATAAGACACCAAGGGACAATAACCGATCAATTTCACGAGAGACCTTATCACGGAAAGCGTAAGGAAGTGATCTGGCCTTACAGAATTTCGGTGTCGCCGTTTCCTTTAGTTTTAGGCTggctggcggtcccttgatgagcCCCTGGTCTATCGAAAAAACATCCTTATACTCAGCGAGCAGTCTGTTCACCATGTGGTCACTCGGCGTGTTTCCTGTTGTCGAATCCGGCGCAGTGAGTTCTTCCATCGTAACACCCGTCTTGCCAAGTGCCGCAATCAGATCGCGGCCGCATAGACTCGGTCCTGAACAGTCAAGCACCACGAGTGGACAGGTTACAGACACGTTCTTGAATTGCACCGGAAGTTCAAGTTCGCCAAGCACCGGCAGTTGTCCCGCGTAACATGACAACTTCACATGCGGCGATTTCAAGCGTGGCCACTGCGCTCTGTGTCGGTCGTAAACGTTCCGTGATATGACGCACACCGGGGATCCTGTGTCCACTTCCATGTCTAGATCTATTTCCCCCCACCGAAATGTGCGGCGTAACGGTGGTTCCAGGCCGTTTTTCCTACCAGAAATTAGCGTCCAGATGTGTGCCTCATCCTTGTTCTCGTTTCTAGACGCGGTTTCAACTGTCAGTGTCTTGACACTCGCGGTTCGCCTAGCAGCATTTTCATCTGTTCTCGCCCTGTAGCATTTCTTCGCCAAATGACcacgttgcctgcagcggaaacacCGTGCGTTAGCCCAGCGGCAGGCGTTATCATCGTGCTTCGTGCTTCCACATCGTCCGCACTCTTGCGCTGCCCCGCTGGTATCTCGCGACGAAGAGCGATGACTGGCTTGCATTCTTAGCACCGTTGGTGGTGCTCCACTGATATCGTTTGCATCGTTCTCGGCTGTTTCTGCTGCTATTGCCAGCGCTTCGGCCTCCTCCAGCGTCAAGTCTTTCTTCGCCAGTAACTGCTTGCGTAGGTTAGTTGAGCGTACACCGCAAACAATTCTATCCCGCAGCATTCGGTCTAGCGCACTCCCAAAGTTGCAGCCGTCTGCTATGCGCCGTATTTCGACCAGAAATGCGCGCACTGCCTCACCCTCTTGCTGGCAACGGGTGAAAAATTTATAGCTCTCCGCTATCTCGTGACGCTTCGGGTCGTAGTAGCTGTTTAAAGCTGCGACTGCTTCATCATAGGTGAGGGAATTCGGTGTCCGGGGTGCAATCCGTCCCGCTAACACTTGCACCGTCTGCGTGCTGAGTGCTGCCACAAGCAAGGCTCGCTGCTGCTTTGAGTCAGTAATAGCATTGGCTTCAAAATATGCTTCTGCCCTTATAAGGTACGCTTTCCACTTATCTGACGTGTCGTCGAAGGTCGGGAGCTGCAGGCTGGTCATAGTTCTCGTCGGTGCTTCAAGTTGCGACAGGCTGTCGGCTTCAACTTTTACCGCATGGGTAGTTTCCgcactcgtcgccactgtagtaaagtcagcgcgaaccgcgcagcatctcgaacaatggtcggcagtgaacaacaacgtttattgcccagaaccgcgattatataccctctcgtactgagagggttacagaagagggagagaagcatgaacgataggaactcaggccaataggggggcgtgcggctgccttcgctggtcagcacaaaccaaacaattACAACACGTTGCAGCatgcgcgccaaaagacacgccaTGTTCGAAATGTGTGCTGAAAGGCAAGAATTTTTTAGCCACAACGCCTGAAGGAATCGCGTTTTCTAATCTTCAAAAAGTGAAACGGCTATTAATCTCTGCAAACCACAAATATTCAGTTTCAAACAAGCGGCCAGTTGCAACAGTTAAAACTTGGTGGCCGTCTTAACCACATTCTTTAAAATTGGTAGCGGttaaacgtagttaaaccgagaagACACGCGAAAGCacgtgttcattcttcaattgtaGGAGGCACTTAAAGGTATCAACATCCCactcgttatcatcatcatcactgaagTTTAGTTCACTCCCCCACAAACATCTTTCCCACATTTATTATCAACGTCATCATTCCGCTTAAACTCACTGGAAACTCGTCAAGTTTATTTGCAATTAGCCCTACCCAGTGCCAGAGGCGCCAGCCCAATGCCAGCATGTTTCCTAATCTTATCCACACATCTGTTTAGTGCCTCCAGCAACACTTCGCTTTCCTTACTTTCCAGTCTCTTAAAAGAGCATCGAATCGCATCATCTGCAATACAAGCGGCGCAAAATCTATATCCGCTTATTATTTTCCTCTCGGATATCATTAGCTTGAGTGTGTTCTCTAATTTCTTTTCAAGGGTTACACCTGTAAAATGTCTTCTCACATGCCCCCACGTTGAAAAGAATTAATTTTCAAGCTTTTCTGCAGCCTCCAAGCTCCGGTGCAGCCGCGTTTACCAGCAGGATCGTTCTCTTTCTTGAGGGCTCCTTCCaccgaaaaaaaagtagaaaTTCAGTGGACAGTGCCACAAGCTAACAGATGCTTCCACTGATGCCTTCAGGAACGCAAATATTCGTGCAAACTGGTCGCCAGCTAGATAACGAATTAGCATAAATGGACACCTCTTTAATCAGGATGTGGATGAAAATAATAATTCAAAAGAAGCTAAGGGATAAGCACAAAATGACACCACCTTAAAATGGCAAACTTTGTCTGCTGCAACAAACAAACAACGCACACTTCACAAGCGCATTAAATCCATCCACGTTAAAATCATAGACTCTTAGATAACATAGAAACTGTCCCTTTAGAAAGCAAGCTCCTCAATTCTGTTTTCAAATTAAAACTAACCGTCATGAACCCAATGGATATTAAAACAGAGGAGGAAATCGAATAATAGAAAAGTCTTGCTTATATTGGCGCAAAAGTTATACTAGGATTCAAAACGTTAGGTTATAAAAATATTTCAAAATCAGATAGTAATATTCGTTATGAGGCTGGTTGGTACATTATCAGCGTTCTTTTTCGCGCACACTAAGCGACACAAACCTCACAGGATTGTAAGTTGCGTATGTAAGCGCTAATTAAACGACACAGACGACACTGTGTCGTCGTTGTGTGCTCTACAAAGAACTCTGAGAATCAGAACAGTCCAGCGCCACTCAAGAGACCACGCGCAATGAAACATGGAACTTGCTACCCTGTGAACAGCCTTTTCGCGTGCGGGCATTGTCTCAAGCGGTTGAAGTTGTTTGCATTTCTTATTGCTCTATTCAATACAAGCAGAATCAGACCACTCGCGACACTGCCTATCTCTTTACCGCATGCAGCATATCTCACAGCCCTCCTGTCACTACATGCATACTATCAATCAACACGGTGAATTTGGTTTCTCGATGTCCAAAATGTAATATATGGAATTTAGCATACTGTTTTCTCTCGTGCAGGACCCATCTATCAGGAGAACCAGCAGACTTCCTACATAGACCTTTCTCAAGTGTACGGATACAATGACCAGGTGGTAAAACCTCTGCGGAAATACCGGGGTGGTGCGTGCTCTTCCGATCTCTCATAACAGTCCTGAGTAACTAGCGTAATCTTTGCTTACGACGGTAGCCTTAGCACTAAAGCAGGAAACACGGCTCTGGCTGTATCTATAAAGCGTGCCGAAGATATAATCCTGGTGCCTGCGGAAGTTAGTGCTTAATTTTTGACGCGAATCCCATCGCAAACAGGCCTGCTGCTGAGCCAAGACGTGGGCGGCGTCGAGTACCTACCCAACAGCAACTTCCCTTACGTGGACAACTGCAGCATACCCGAGCAGAACGCTTTTTGTGCGCAAACAGGTGCGTGGGCTGGGCCATCAATTTTCTGTTAATTTTTGTGACTGCCGTGCTTTTAGCTCCCTGTTCACCGAAGTAACCAAGTGCTAAGGCACAACACAAAAACGCTTAGTAACCATTTTCAAGAAGTACTGGCATTAATTATATAACCAGTATGAGACTATGTCATCAATTTTGTCGGTGCCCCATTTTTGCACTCTGAACTTTGTTCACAGTATCGTGGACGACGGCTTCAGTATTCTAATGAGGTTCGCGAGTGACAATCGCGTCAGCGTGCGACGATCACAGTGGGCATAATAAACACCATGGTCGGCTAAGACTAGCCGCATTCTACCGAGGTCATCTCTAGAGTTATATATAACCCACTGAAGCTATTCTTTCACGCTTAACCAAGCGACAACGCTCGTAGCGCGTTCCGTAAAACCAACTGGTCCAAAGCCGTCCTGAATAATTGTTTCAGCACGCCTCAGTAAACCGCAAGATTTTGAGTCTTGCTGCACAAGATTTCATAATCAACAGCCTAAAGCATGCCGAATTCCGCACTGAGACACTTCAGGCTTGATATTCTatagaaaacttttttttatttacatgaacagcAAAGGGGAGTTTGGTGATAGTGtgcggctccggctactccttttcaacAATACATAGTAACCACTTGGTCCAATGGTGTATAGTTCAAAATAacataaaacaaacacaaacagtacacaacGTAAAAACAAAGTACAAACGTCAGTAAAAGTAACAATAATGAGACAACAAAAACACGTTGAGTGTTAAAAGAACAGTAGACAATACAATATACATAATAGATATGAATAAATAAGGagagaagaacaagaaataagctgATTTGCATTACGCATAGCAAAAATAAACAACAACGCTATTAAAGCACtcaccaaaaacagaaaaaaacaaaaataggtTTGCAGCAAACgcagcaaaagcaaataacaaagatCTTGAAGCACTCACACACAGGGAGGCAAGAGCTCTAGCATTTACTCCAATTCTACCAAGCAAGTACTTCCCAAGGATACTGTTGTCCTCGAGGAATGCTATCAATGCCACAAGTGCTCGCTTTTGTAGTTCACATATCGGTCACGGGCCTAAGGCTTTTTGTAGACTTAAGGGTATTTTATCAAGAGCGCTTCAGTCTCTATTCAGCCGCGACCTGGGGTTGTCGTGCACTCTGTAATCCAATAATAGATGGGTCACATCCTCGTTTTCTTACAGAAAACTTCTTTCAAAAGACCGGCTCCCTGGCCAATGACAACACGCAGTGTTCGTTGAAGGCTATTTTTTAAACTACTTGTAGAACGCCGGCTTTAAAAAACTATCACAAAGAGGAAGGCAGATCGCTGATCCATGGCGGGTGTGTTTTTCTGCGCGTACAACGTCTCGTGAACTGCAGTAATGTTCCGTCTACCCCCAGGCGACCCTCGCGGCAACCAGCAGCCGGGCTTGCTATCCATGCACACGCTGTGGGTGCGGGAACACAACCGAATCGCTCGCCGACTGGCCGCCATCAACTCGCACTGGGAGGATGAGACGCTGTTTCAAGTGACCAAGTGAGTTAAGTAAACAAGGCAGgggaagcctcagggtgcttcCCACCAGGGGACTTGTCTTCTTTGAGGCAAAGCGTTCATGTGGGGTTTAAACAGGGCCCTCACTCCGGGGATAAAGACCCTGTGAGGGGGAAGAGGGCCTTCCTCTTTGGAGTGAAGGCCCTATGTAAACCCCACCAACGATGAAGGCTTTACCCAGACAAAGACAAGCACTCTTGTCTAAGCATTTTCAGGCACCCTGAAGTTTGCCTCTTCCTTGTTCTGTGTGCGTCAAGAAGCAATCTGCCTGCTCTTTCTTTACCAAGTGAGTTGAGGCCGTTTTGTAATGGAACTATTTGCCCATACTAGGGTAGCACATTTCTAAGCGGTATTACAACATTCAAGACAAGGCATTTTTAAATACTTTTCCGGGTGATATCATTAGCATGCTGCCGTAACGCAACCTGTATTTTCCTATTGTTGTTCATTCACCTGAATATGATACAAGAATACGCATAGAAGCATTCAGTGTTTTGTGTTTCCATTCAGACGCACTAAAACAGCTCAGAAAATTTTGGTGAAAGCTGCAAGAGAATAAGGCGCCACCGCAAAACCAAAGCGCCTCTATAAAGCCTCTATAAAGGCTGAAGGCTCCCTTTATAGAGGACGTTCTACACAGTGTCCCATCCTGTGCGGTTTCCCTGCCCCAGACTGCCGCCTGCCGATCTACACCATCTTCCCCTGCTAACCCTCAGGAGCGACATGTCTCGTTCCGGCTATCAGCTCCCTCAGGCTATAGTATCAACAACCGAAGTGGTACATGCGTGGGTCCAGTCAGGCCTTTCCTTAAACGCTTGACTGATTAACAGCACACGGTCCACAACATCCGTGTTTTGTCATATACTGTGTTCCGCCCGAAATCGAAATGGGTCAACATGCGCAGTCTTCTCTTGAACCTCGTGTTACCTCTGTGCGAGACAATCTCTATAACACCCTCTTCCTTCTTAAACCCAGATCCATTTCGCAAGGTTCAGTAACAAATTCTTCTGGTGTTAACGTAGACCTCACTGAACCTGCACGGTGCCTGAACCAACTTTTCGACATCGATTTTAACCAACGCAGGCGAATTTTTCGGCAGATTTACTAGCCTATCAGTTAAGATATTATGTAGTTATAGGCGTTTATTGATTTCATTCTAAGCAGTTGACCTCTGTGATTACTCAACCTTGTTAGTTGCATCAATTGCTTACAAAATCTGGAAACTTATGTGAAACAGGTTAATCTTACTCGCGATTCGTCAGTTAAAATTTTAAGTTTTACAATGAACACAGGGGCTTCAAAGCTGCTCAAACAAGCGCAACTCCCATCTCATGAAGCCTGACAGCCCATCCCGTGCATCGCACCCAAGGCTAACGGCACCAGAATTAAGACCGCCCGCTGTCTCTCTGCGCCAGTTGATTGGCTTGTTTGGATGCATGACGCCAAGAAATTACTCTTACGCAGTAAGGGCACCAATAGTTGTTCAACATCTCAAGAAGGCTGCTTGCTCGTTGTCAGCTATCTTCAGCATACATATACTGCAAACATTTTGCAATAAGACACACAGGAATACTTTGCAGCGGATATTTTTTTTATGTCACCTCATCACCCTCTGGTCAATAAAAATTTTTGTAATCCGGCGGTTGCCACGCATCGTCTCTGGAACTTGTGGCCGCACGAATGTTCTAAAAATGCGATAAGAGTTGcagcatttgaaattgagcaaCTTTCCCAGGCTTCTCGTTTCCGTGCTTCCACAGAGTTGGTTTCCTTCACCCGTACTGGCAACAAACCTTGGAAAGCGAAATTTTCTTTCTCCTCCGGTTTTATGTAGAGGTGGGGGGCACTTCACATCTCACTGTTATAGCCCGCCCGAAAAGGTATTTTTGCTTGCTTTTCCTAGTGAACGTATTTACAGCGGTGCATTCATAAACTTGCGAGAGTGATCCTGTCGTCTCAAGGCAGCTGGGTATGCGTCGAACAATTTTCAGTATCAGAGGGCGGCAATGCGGAATCGCGCATGCAACATTCTGCCGGAATTGTGGGCCACCTTATACGGTATAATACAAAGCAGTCAGTGATGTTAACGGTAAACGCGTTGCAGAGTGCCCATACTTCACAGTTACTTAGTGGACCACACAAAAATACTAAAATCTGTTCTTTTTGTTCCCAATATGAACGCAACTGTCTGCCAATCGCCCAGGAACCAAAATGAGAGACAAATGAAATATTTACTGGCATCAACGTCACAGCTGCGCCTTAGGAAATTAGTGAAATTTACCACCATATTGGCTTTGTCTAAAGTATATGCGAACGGGATCTGATTTGAATTTTCTCCGCCTTTCAAGCCACAAATAGGTGTATCATTTTGGAGAGACAAAAAAATTGATTTATCTATCTACTGAGGTTGTGTATTTTAGACGCCCGAACCGCAGAGGAATCGTTTAAAGCGCTGATTCCCACCTTGCTAACTGGACGACGCGAGAGTCATTTACCCACCGTTGTAGTTTTAAACAGGGCAAATATTTTGCTACCCAGAAATTTCAACAACGCTTTCCTGCCATAGTATCTGACTCGGCTTGTACCTCTCGCTTCTGATAGGGCATACAGACCAAGCTCACAGCTAAGTCCCATTGAGACCCGGAACCACCTCTGTCGTAAAACTGAAACCTGAGCTAGTTAATTATCTTTACAGTGATGACGAAAACAGCCCTGTAAAAACGGGATTCAAAAATAAAGCGCAGGTG
This portion of the Amblyomma americanum isolate KBUSLIRL-KWMA chromosome 10, ASM5285725v1, whole genome shotgun sequence genome encodes:
- the LOC144106167 gene encoding uncharacterized protein LOC144106167 isoform X2; amino-acid sequence: MTSLQLPTFDDTSDKWKAYLIRAEAYFEANAITDSKQQRALLVAALSTQTVQVLAGRIAPRTPNSLTYDEAVAALNSYYDPKRHEIAESYKFFTRCQQEGEAVRAFLVEIRRIADGCNFGSALDRMLRDRIVCGVRSTNLRKQLLAKKDLTLEEAEALAIAAETAENDANDISGAPPTVLRMQASHRSSSRDTSGAAQECGRCGSTKHDDNACRWANARCFRCRQRGHLAKKCYRARTDENAARRTASVKTLTVETASRNENKDEAHIWTLISGRKNGLEPPLRRTFRWGEIDLDMEVDTGSPVCVISRNVYDRHRAQWPRLKSPHVKLSCYAGQLPVLGELELPVQFKNVSVTCPLVVLDCSGPSLCGRDLIAALGKTGVTMEELTAPDSTTGNTPSDHMVNRLLAEYKDVFSIDQGLIKGPPASLKLKETATPKFCGPPKEKEGHLPRCFSAISCVPD
- the LOC144106167 gene encoding uncharacterized protein LOC144106167 isoform X1; protein product: MTSLQLPTFDDTSDKWKAYLIRAEAYFEANAITDSKQQRALLVAALSTQTVQVLAGRIAPRTPNSLTYDEAVAALNSYYDPKRHEIAESYKFFTRCQQEGEAVRAFLVEIRRIADGCNFGSALDRMLRDRIVCGVRSTNLRKQLLAKKDLTLEEAEALAIAAETAENDANDISGAPPTVLRMQASHRSSSRDTSGAAQECGRCGSTKHDDNACRWANARCFRCRQRGHLAKKCYRARTDENAARRTASVKTLTVETASRNENKDEAHIWTLISGRKNGLEPPLRRTFRWGEIDLDMEVDTGSPVCVISRNVYDRHRAQWPRLKSPHVKLSCYAGQLPVLGELELPVQFKNVSVTCPLVVLDCSGPSLCGRDLIAALGKTGVTMEELTAPDSTTGNTPSDHMVNRLLAEYKDVFSIDQGLIKGPPASLKLKETATPKFCRQFTLVTDHQPLLGLLRPDRQTPPMAAARIQRWALFLGGYQYKLQYVPGKQLLTADALSRLPAPTMEPGTDGEPPEYVLSLESLEEGGPPKEKEGHLPRCFSAISCVPD